From Channa argus isolate prfri chromosome 21, Channa argus male v1.0, whole genome shotgun sequence, one genomic window encodes:
- the ucmaa gene encoding upper zone of growth plate and cartilage matrix associated a → MSWTRVFILSFITILLILTFSSLVESAAVQDISKPDDPKGAAQQVFIPESDASNFFRRRSRRSVRYYAERQAEQRLRISASERRREYNEEQRNKYENYVEEDRDEQTERSRETNEQLREFHYDGLYPRYHWFH, encoded by the exons ATGTCCTGGACTCGAGTCTTCATCCTGTCTTTCATCaccatcctcctcatcctcacct TTTCCAGTTTGGTGGAAAGTGCAGCAGTTCAGGACATTTCAAAACCAGATGATCCGAAAG GAGCAGCTCAGCAAGTGTTCATTCCTGAGTCTGATGCTTCAAACTTCTTCAGACGCCGCAGCCGACGCTCGGTACGATACTATGCCGAGCGCCAAG CTGAACAGAGGTTGAGGATTTCGGCCAGCGAGCGGAGAAGGGAGTACAATGAGGAGCAAAGAAACAAGTATGAGAACTACGTTGAGGAGGATCGTGATG AACAAACAGAGAGATCAAGGGAGACGAACGAGCAGTTGCGAGAGTTTCACTACGACGGGCTCTATCCTCGCTACCACTGGTTCCACTGA
- the mcm10 gene encoding protein MCM10 homolog isoform X1: protein MDGEDDLDILTALLAENEGIEEEQESQEQAEDLDGLFDDDTDEEEEYKEGLEGEGRNVEREDIVADLFGDVDDIENEDRCVKEKASGEEATESLNKSKEDLQEELRRMQEQMRRLQQQLEVSQKVSTSSSTPVRTAKGSVGTKPVTPKPAPTQQPISKVTKQCRSKSTEKTNVRAVSSCTPVGGESVKLQESSDFGNQLNNAESFKRKPRLAHQPKTSTSPEDRGPLVEIKIGSSFQPIESTSMTSNPLRSHTPAVSSGQSKAYSVPPLPKDVTIEKYSGLRLRKPRVSSTEMEHKMANRRLIRLSRVPECLAREKLEDCDWVTFAVLVNKVTQQSNNSGKTFSIWKLNDLHNLEVFVSLLLFGEVHKEHWKTEPGTVIGILNPNPMKQKDGYDGVSLTVDHPQKVLLMGEAQDYGTCKAMKKNGDPCSQIVNMYECQYCQYHVKAQYKKMSSKRAELQSSYSGKAPNKVKVKGKGSSLKERLCQDGFYYGGVSSAACAASLTASKPNKPVQKTLDKLFVRGSGQLVNQAKRLALQSGEVSGCSNEFKDLMLMPTPGALQLKKHLAKGSQSVSKDATGAPVQSISASDLLKQQKQKQRELLETRRRRTDEIQKRVLQDTAGPKPGSSLSSSSSPGRHCLMSPKPAPKVPKATQSPTAPHTPTLGRGFSEGEDILFFENSPPPVPTPSTLGLSASKVAALRKLKAKGVGLEKEDPNAVKRKRSNSTDITARVEKNLSSPNGESSSNEEEEPAQKKKRDQLRYIQSEEFQKILSAKSRHNVVLQAAEYQLQERYFDALVKKEQMEEKMKGIREMKCRAVTCKKCSYTYFKPADRCVEENHDLRWHDAIKRFFKCPCGQRAIALDRLPHKHCSNCGLFKWERDGMLKEKTGPKIGGELLLPRGEEHGKFLNGMK from the exons ATGGACG GTGAAGATGATCTGGACATTTTGACAGCGCTGCTGGCTGAGAACGAGGGCATCGAAGAAGAACAGGAAAGTCAGGAGCAAGCAGAGGATTTGGATGGCCTGTTTGATGATGACACTGACGAGGAGGAAGAGTACAAAGAGGGACTCGAGGGGGAAGGGAGAAATGTGGAGAGAGAGGATATTGTGGCAGATCTCTTTGGAGATGTGGATGATATTGAAAATGAAGATAGATGTGTTAAAGAAAAAGCAAGTGGGGAAGAAGCTACTGAGAGTCTGAACAAGTCCAAAGAGGATTTGCAAG AGGAGCTTAGGCGGATGCAGGAACAAATGAGGAGgttacagcagcagctggaggtgAGCCAGAAGGTTTCAACCTCATCCTCCACTCCAGTCAGGACAGCAAAGGGCTCAGTAGGTACTAAACCCGTAACGCCTAAACCAGCACCTACCCAGCAGCCGATCTCCAAAGTGACCAAACAGTGTAGGTCTAAATCCACAGAGAAGACCAATGTACGAGCAG TGTCTTCTTGCACTCCAGTTGGAGGTGAAAGTGTGAAGCTCCAGGAGTCCTCAGACTTTGGTAATCAGCTCAACAATGCTGAGTCCTTTAAACGCAAACCCAGGTTAGCTCACCAACCAAAGACCAGCACATCACCAG AAGACAGAGGGCCGCTGGTGGAGATAAAGATTGGCAGCTCCTTTCAACCAATAGAGAGCACCAGCATGACTTCCAATCCTCTGCGGTCACATACACCAGCTGTATCTTCAGGACAGTCAAAAGCTTACTCTGTTCCTCCTCTTCCTAAAGACGTGACTATTGAGAAATACTCAGGACTGCGACTCAG GAAACCAAGGGTTTCCTCCACCGAGATGGAACACAAGATGGCCAACCGCCGTTTAATCCGTCTCTCACGGGTGCCGGAGTGTCTGGCTCGGGAGAAACTGGAGGACTGTGACTGGGTGACATTCGCGGTGTTGGTTAATAAGGTCACACAGCAAAGCAACAACAGT GGCAAAACCTTCAGCATCTGGAAACTGAATGACCTCCATAACCTGGaagtgtttgtgtctctgttgctgTTTGGCGAAGTTCACAAAGAACACTGGAAGACGGAACCCGGCACCGTTATCGGAATCCTCAACCCAAACCCCATGAAGCAGAAAGATGGATACGATGGG GTCAGCCTGACAGTGGACCATCCGCAGAAGGTGCTGCTGATGGGTGAAGCTCAAGACTACGGCACATGCAAAGCCATGAAGAAGAACGGGGACCCCTGCTCTCAAATTGTTAACATG TATGAATGCCAGTACTGCCAGTATCATGTCAAGGCCCAGTATAAGAAGATGAGCTCTAAGAGGGCCGAGCTGCAGTCGTCGTATTCTGGGAAAGCCCCCAACAAGGTGAAGGTGAAGGGGAAGGGCAGCAGCCTGAAAGAGCGGCTGTGCCAGGACGGTTTCTACTATGGCGGTGTGTCCTCAGCTGCCTGTGCTGCCTCACT AACGGCGTCCAAACCGAACAAGCCCGTCCAGAAAACTCTGGACAAGCTGTTTGTCAGAGGCTCTGGTCAGCTCGTCAATCAGGCCAAGAGACTCG CCCTGCAGTCTGGTGAAGTCTCAGGTTGTTCAAATGAATTCAAGGACCTGATGTTAATGCCGACTCCTGGAGCTTTGCAGCTGAAGAAGCACTTGGCAAAAGGCAGCCAGTCAG TGTCCAAAGATGCCACTGGAGCTCCAGTTCAGTCCATCTCAGCTTCAGACCTGctgaagcagcagaaacagaagCAGCGCGAGCTTCTGGAGACCCGCCGCAGGAGGACAGACGAGATTCAAAAAAGAGTGCTGCAGGACACAGCTGGACCCAAACCCGGGTCGTCATTgtcatcctcatcctcaccaGGCCGGCATTGTCTTATGTCCCCAAAACCAGCACCCAAGGTCCCAAAGGCCACCCAGAGCCCCACAGCACCCCATACTCCCACTCTGGGCCGAGGCTTCTCAGAGGGTGAGGACATCCTCTTCTTTGAGAACAGCCCACCTCCAGTTCCTACTCCTAGCACTCTTGGGCTGTCAGCCTCCAAAGTGGCTGCCCTGAGGAAGCTGAAGGCCAAAGGGGTGGGGCTGGAGAAAGAAGACCCCAACGCcgtgaagaggaagagaagtaACAGCACTGACATCACTGCCCGGGTGGAGAAGAATCTGTCGTCACCAAATG GTGAATCATCCAgtaatgaagaagaagaaccagCCCAGAAGAAGAAACGAGATCAACTCCGCTACATCCAATCAGAGGAGTTTCAGAAGATTCTCAGTGCTAAATCTCGTCACAACGTTGTGTTACAGGCG GCGGAGTATCAGCTACAGGAACGCTACTTTGATGCTCTCGTGAAGAAGGAGCAGATGGAAGAGAAGATGAAAGGCATCAGAGAGATGAAGTGCCGTGCAGTCACTTGTAAAAAG TGTAGTTACACCTACTTCAAGCCGGCTGATCGCTGCGTCGAGGAGAATCACGATCTGCGGTGGCATGACGCCATCAAgcgtttttttaaatgtccctgTGGACAGAGAGCCATTGCTCTGGACAGACTGCCGCACAAACACTGCAG TAACTGTGGTCTGTTTAAATGGGAGCGTGATGGAATGCTGAAG GAGAAAACTGGACCAAAAATTGGAGGAGAGCTTCTCTTGCCTCGAGGAGAAGAGCACGGCAAGTTCCTCAACGGCATGAAATGA
- the mcm10 gene encoding protein MCM10 homolog isoform X2: MDGEDDLDILTALLAENEGIEEEQESQEQAEDLDGLFDDDTDEEEEYKEGLEGEGRNVEREDIVADLFGDVDDIENEDRCVKEKASGEEATESLNKSKEDLQEELRRMQEQMRRLQQQLEVSQKVSTSSSTPVRTAKGSVGTKPVTPKPAPTQQPISKVTKQCRSKSTEKTNVRAVSSCTPVGGESVKLQESSDFGNQLNNAESFKRKPRLAHQPKTSTSPDRGPLVEIKIGSSFQPIESTSMTSNPLRSHTPAVSSGQSKAYSVPPLPKDVTIEKYSGLRLRKPRVSSTEMEHKMANRRLIRLSRVPECLAREKLEDCDWVTFAVLVNKVTQQSNNSGKTFSIWKLNDLHNLEVFVSLLLFGEVHKEHWKTEPGTVIGILNPNPMKQKDGYDGVSLTVDHPQKVLLMGEAQDYGTCKAMKKNGDPCSQIVNMYECQYCQYHVKAQYKKMSSKRAELQSSYSGKAPNKVKVKGKGSSLKERLCQDGFYYGGVSSAACAASLTASKPNKPVQKTLDKLFVRGSGQLVNQAKRLALQSGEVSGCSNEFKDLMLMPTPGALQLKKHLAKGSQSVSKDATGAPVQSISASDLLKQQKQKQRELLETRRRRTDEIQKRVLQDTAGPKPGSSLSSSSSPGRHCLMSPKPAPKVPKATQSPTAPHTPTLGRGFSEGEDILFFENSPPPVPTPSTLGLSASKVAALRKLKAKGVGLEKEDPNAVKRKRSNSTDITARVEKNLSSPNGESSSNEEEEPAQKKKRDQLRYIQSEEFQKILSAKSRHNVVLQAAEYQLQERYFDALVKKEQMEEKMKGIREMKCRAVTCKKCSYTYFKPADRCVEENHDLRWHDAIKRFFKCPCGQRAIALDRLPHKHCSNCGLFKWERDGMLKEKTGPKIGGELLLPRGEEHGKFLNGMK; encoded by the exons ATGGACG GTGAAGATGATCTGGACATTTTGACAGCGCTGCTGGCTGAGAACGAGGGCATCGAAGAAGAACAGGAAAGTCAGGAGCAAGCAGAGGATTTGGATGGCCTGTTTGATGATGACACTGACGAGGAGGAAGAGTACAAAGAGGGACTCGAGGGGGAAGGGAGAAATGTGGAGAGAGAGGATATTGTGGCAGATCTCTTTGGAGATGTGGATGATATTGAAAATGAAGATAGATGTGTTAAAGAAAAAGCAAGTGGGGAAGAAGCTACTGAGAGTCTGAACAAGTCCAAAGAGGATTTGCAAG AGGAGCTTAGGCGGATGCAGGAACAAATGAGGAGgttacagcagcagctggaggtgAGCCAGAAGGTTTCAACCTCATCCTCCACTCCAGTCAGGACAGCAAAGGGCTCAGTAGGTACTAAACCCGTAACGCCTAAACCAGCACCTACCCAGCAGCCGATCTCCAAAGTGACCAAACAGTGTAGGTCTAAATCCACAGAGAAGACCAATGTACGAGCAG TGTCTTCTTGCACTCCAGTTGGAGGTGAAAGTGTGAAGCTCCAGGAGTCCTCAGACTTTGGTAATCAGCTCAACAATGCTGAGTCCTTTAAACGCAAACCCAGGTTAGCTCACCAACCAAAGACCAGCACATCACCAG ACAGAGGGCCGCTGGTGGAGATAAAGATTGGCAGCTCCTTTCAACCAATAGAGAGCACCAGCATGACTTCCAATCCTCTGCGGTCACATACACCAGCTGTATCTTCAGGACAGTCAAAAGCTTACTCTGTTCCTCCTCTTCCTAAAGACGTGACTATTGAGAAATACTCAGGACTGCGACTCAG GAAACCAAGGGTTTCCTCCACCGAGATGGAACACAAGATGGCCAACCGCCGTTTAATCCGTCTCTCACGGGTGCCGGAGTGTCTGGCTCGGGAGAAACTGGAGGACTGTGACTGGGTGACATTCGCGGTGTTGGTTAATAAGGTCACACAGCAAAGCAACAACAGT GGCAAAACCTTCAGCATCTGGAAACTGAATGACCTCCATAACCTGGaagtgtttgtgtctctgttgctgTTTGGCGAAGTTCACAAAGAACACTGGAAGACGGAACCCGGCACCGTTATCGGAATCCTCAACCCAAACCCCATGAAGCAGAAAGATGGATACGATGGG GTCAGCCTGACAGTGGACCATCCGCAGAAGGTGCTGCTGATGGGTGAAGCTCAAGACTACGGCACATGCAAAGCCATGAAGAAGAACGGGGACCCCTGCTCTCAAATTGTTAACATG TATGAATGCCAGTACTGCCAGTATCATGTCAAGGCCCAGTATAAGAAGATGAGCTCTAAGAGGGCCGAGCTGCAGTCGTCGTATTCTGGGAAAGCCCCCAACAAGGTGAAGGTGAAGGGGAAGGGCAGCAGCCTGAAAGAGCGGCTGTGCCAGGACGGTTTCTACTATGGCGGTGTGTCCTCAGCTGCCTGTGCTGCCTCACT AACGGCGTCCAAACCGAACAAGCCCGTCCAGAAAACTCTGGACAAGCTGTTTGTCAGAGGCTCTGGTCAGCTCGTCAATCAGGCCAAGAGACTCG CCCTGCAGTCTGGTGAAGTCTCAGGTTGTTCAAATGAATTCAAGGACCTGATGTTAATGCCGACTCCTGGAGCTTTGCAGCTGAAGAAGCACTTGGCAAAAGGCAGCCAGTCAG TGTCCAAAGATGCCACTGGAGCTCCAGTTCAGTCCATCTCAGCTTCAGACCTGctgaagcagcagaaacagaagCAGCGCGAGCTTCTGGAGACCCGCCGCAGGAGGACAGACGAGATTCAAAAAAGAGTGCTGCAGGACACAGCTGGACCCAAACCCGGGTCGTCATTgtcatcctcatcctcaccaGGCCGGCATTGTCTTATGTCCCCAAAACCAGCACCCAAGGTCCCAAAGGCCACCCAGAGCCCCACAGCACCCCATACTCCCACTCTGGGCCGAGGCTTCTCAGAGGGTGAGGACATCCTCTTCTTTGAGAACAGCCCACCTCCAGTTCCTACTCCTAGCACTCTTGGGCTGTCAGCCTCCAAAGTGGCTGCCCTGAGGAAGCTGAAGGCCAAAGGGGTGGGGCTGGAGAAAGAAGACCCCAACGCcgtgaagaggaagagaagtaACAGCACTGACATCACTGCCCGGGTGGAGAAGAATCTGTCGTCACCAAATG GTGAATCATCCAgtaatgaagaagaagaaccagCCCAGAAGAAGAAACGAGATCAACTCCGCTACATCCAATCAGAGGAGTTTCAGAAGATTCTCAGTGCTAAATCTCGTCACAACGTTGTGTTACAGGCG GCGGAGTATCAGCTACAGGAACGCTACTTTGATGCTCTCGTGAAGAAGGAGCAGATGGAAGAGAAGATGAAAGGCATCAGAGAGATGAAGTGCCGTGCAGTCACTTGTAAAAAG TGTAGTTACACCTACTTCAAGCCGGCTGATCGCTGCGTCGAGGAGAATCACGATCTGCGGTGGCATGACGCCATCAAgcgtttttttaaatgtccctgTGGACAGAGAGCCATTGCTCTGGACAGACTGCCGCACAAACACTGCAG TAACTGTGGTCTGTTTAAATGGGAGCGTGATGGAATGCTGAAG GAGAAAACTGGACCAAAAATTGGAGGAGAGCTTCTCTTGCCTCGAGGAGAAGAGCACGGCAAGTTCCTCAACGGCATGAAATGA
- the LOC137106414 gene encoding calcium-responsive transcription factor-like: MEKDDKDPVLGVIKWEDFLQDYSKDKNYIHGYVTDETSVESVLELYRRATKATFFTRRSSSFQFDPLKCKNRKFYTRSFVFCRSISPCISSDGVPFMYGGMKTLECQYGPKRDHGKKSDSKTATSTVSSEASSGSNKKSKQRLSTVESRKKGCQAKISVWHICRFPEYVVTAKKCVTIWQTKAKERLLQDIEVGKEVIVENRFYISLPLQKAHTSHIPCGQLDEVHSVHPQVIRWIDELVADGVTTIREVQALLKYYVQTRMSDIVAPDEQDRAYYPTLKDIANHIYKSKMKQRIMKLDLETFGKEEVHSTGGESEIAGNSHVDTTPSPLPVLQLNELESNSEVIIPIQEVPSCAEGSAHRERKELHKELNSIRRLSNKCTDAAKLAELKAGIAALHEKFRNSVKEQLLSAGTQATKRQKQDTGAPVCPLKTLRRYNQDHVY, from the exons ATGGAAAAAGACGACAAAGATCCAGTTCTTGGTGTTATTAAGTGGGAAGATTTTCTACAAGACTACAGCAAAgataaaaattacattcatgGCTATGTGACAGATGAGACAAGTGTTGAGAGTGTGCTGGAGCTATACAGACGAGCTACCAAAGCAACATTCTTCACTCGCAGGTCTTCTTCCTTTCAGTTTGATCCACTTAAGTGCAAGAACAGGAAGTTCTATACTCgctcatttgttttctgcagatcTATCAGTCCATGCATCAGCAGTGACGGAGTGCCTTTCATGTATGGGGGAATGAAGACACTCGAATGCCAGTATGGACCTAAAAGGGATCATGGGAAAAAGAGTGATAGTAAAACTGCAACTTCCACAGTTTCAAGTGAAGCATCTTCAGGATCAAATAAAAAGTCCAAACAAAGACTCTCCACAGTAGAATCAAGAAAAAAAGGGTGTCAAGCAAAGATATCAGTTTGGCACATATGCAGATTTCCTGAGTATGTTGTAACAGCAAAGAAATGTGTGACAATTTGGCAAACCAAAGCTAAAGAGAGACTGCTGCAAGACATAGAAGTGGGGAAGGAAGTAATTGTAGAAAACCGATTTTACATCAGCTTGCCGCTGCAGAAAGCCCACACCAGTCATATCCCATGTGGCCAGCTGGATGAAGTACATTCTGTCCATCCACAGGTCATTCGATGGATAGACGAGCTCGTGGCAGATGGTGTCACCACCATCAGAGAAGTGCAGGCCCTCCTGAAATACTACGTTCAAACAAGAATGTCGGACATTGTTGCTCCCGATGAGCAAGACAGGGCGTATTATCCAACGCTTAAAGACATAGCTAATCACATCtacaaatcaaaaatgaaacagCGGATCATGAAGTTGGACCTAGAGACATTTGGCAAAGAAGAAGTACATTCAACAGGTGGAGAGAGTGAAATAGCAGGAAACAGCCATGTTGACACTACTCCATCACCTCTTCCAGTCCTGCAGCTAAATGAGCTAGAGAGCAATTCTGAAGTTATAATACCAATACAAGAG GTACCAAGTTGTGCAGAGGGATCTGCTCACAGGGAGCGAAAAGAGCTTCACAAGGAGCTAAATTCTATAAGAAGATTGTCCAATAAATGCACAGATGCAGCTAAACTAGCTGAACTGAAAGCTGGCATCGCTGCTCTCCATGAAAAATTTAGGAACTCTGTAAAAGAACAACTGTTGTCTGCAGGCACACAAGCGACAAAGCGTCAAAAACAAGACACCGGCGCTCCCGTCTGTCCCTTGAAGACATTACGAAGGTACAATCAAGACCACGTGTACTGA
- the optn gene encoding optineurin isoform X2: protein MNILIQENRDLKEALRQTNLMMKDRFEGLSAWREKQREERGFLEIRLEEAQSCLQTLTLQNQELKKRLEEARKAGGAPGQATSSNQSAELEALRAQVARLQAEKNDLVAMNSELQLKAEQDSHDDSFIEIIKVSDGGVNSESNACGMERSRHPELSMTTSRMDNEEATVSQLLQSLRNEMQQVERLQAELQVSAARIRKLEERKSIIDESTQTAEPEPTEIKEDKAASEVENLKSQMMTLFKELQQAQSKLDEAEGMKKNLQDRCREVEQDVATLKAQLVEKQAVQAENDRVKLQLESMQAQNQIEHKKAGEDRNTLAQLKDAYTKLFEDYNELKEEKKKRESQLVQKEVVDELQERLTVAEQALAAKQNKIDEMKQEIFQKEKELETISVFKAQAEVYSSDFYAERAAREKLHEERERLAAQLEFVKKQNSQLQDEMDSLGRRSLNDMQRRHVSLGGSPHGAGTALVGRGTDWQHQGNIPEHACPKCNEILPDLDSLQIHIMDCIN from the exons ATGAACATCCTCATCCAGGAGAACCGGGACCTGAAAG AGGCCCTGCGTCAGACCAACCTCATGATGAAGGACCGTTTTGAAGGGTTGTCTGCGTGGAGGGAGAAGCAGCGAGAGGAGCGGGGCTTTCTAGAGATCCGGCTGGAGGAGGCCCAGAGCTGTTTGCAGACCCTGACCCTTCAAAACCAGGAGCTAAAAAAGAGACTGGAGGAGGCGCGGAAGGCGGGAGGAGCTCCTGGGCAG GCAACATCATCAAATCAGAGTGCAGAGCTGGAAGCCCTGCGTGCTCAGGTTGCTCGCCTGCAGGCAGAGAAGAACGACCTGGTGGCCATGAACTCTGAACTACAGCTGAAGGCGGAGCAGGACTCTCATGATGACTCATTCATAGAGATCATCAAGGTCTCG GATGGAGGTGTCAACAGTGAGAGCAATGCGTGTGGTATGGAGCGCAGCAGACATCCAGAGCTGAGTATGACGACGTCCCGGATGGACAATGAGGAGGCGACAGTCAGCCAGCTTCTACAGTCACTGAGGAACGAGATGCAGCAGGTGGAGCGGCTGCAGGCAGAGCTGCAGGTTTCTGCTGCCAG AATTAGAAAGCTGGAAGAGAGGAAGAGCATTATAGATGAGTCAACACAGACAGCAGAGCCAGAACCTACAGAGATCAAGGAGGATAAG GCAGCATCAGAAGTGGAGAATCTCAAGTCACAGATGATGACACTGTTCAAGGAGCTACAGCAAGCCCAGAGTAAGCTGGATGAAGCAGAGGGCATGAAGAAGAACCTGCAGGACAG ATGTCGGGAGGTGGAGCAGGATGTCGCCACACTGAAAGCTCAGCTGGTGGAGAAACAAGCCGTTCAGGCTGAGAACGACCGGGTGAAGCTGCAGCTGGAAAGCATGCAAGCCCAGAACCAGATAGAACACAAGAAGGCAGGAGAGGACAG GAACACACTGGCCCAGCTGAAAGATGCTTACACCAAGCTGTTTGAAGACTATAATGAGCtcaaagaggagaagaagaagagagag TCTCAGCTGGTGCAAAAGGAGGTGGTGGATGAGCTACAGGAGAGGCTGACTGTTGCTGAACAAGCCCTGGCTGCAAAGCAGAACAAGATTGACGAGATGAAGCAGGAGATCTTCCAGAAGGAGAAGGAGCTGGAGACTATATCTGTGTTTAAAGCTCAG GCAGAAGTCTATTCCTCAGACTTCTACGCAGAGCGGGCAGCAAGGGAGAAACTCCATGAAGAGCGGGAGCGTCTGGCTGCCCAGCTGGAGTTTGTAAAGAAGCAGAATTCCCAGCTGCAGGACGAAATGGACTCCCTGGGCCG TCGGTCACTCAATGACATGCAGAGGAGACATGTGTCACTTGGAGGAAGTCCACATGGAGCGGGTACAGCTCTGGTTGGAAGAG GTACTGACTGGCAGCATCAGGGAAACATTCCGGAACACGCCTGTCCAAAGTGCAATGAGATACTGCCGGACCTGGACTCTTTGCAGATCCACATTATGGACTGTATCAACTAG
- the optn gene encoding optineurin isoform X1 has product MASGGPVMNGDISRSPAQSGTLEETLHHMNILIQENRDLKEALRQTNLMMKDRFEGLSAWREKQREERGFLEIRLEEAQSCLQTLTLQNQELKKRLEEARKAGGAPGQATSSNQSAELEALRAQVARLQAEKNDLVAMNSELQLKAEQDSHDDSFIEIIKVSDGGVNSESNACGMERSRHPELSMTTSRMDNEEATVSQLLQSLRNEMQQVERLQAELQVSAARIRKLEERKSIIDESTQTAEPEPTEIKEDKAASEVENLKSQMMTLFKELQQAQSKLDEAEGMKKNLQDRCREVEQDVATLKAQLVEKQAVQAENDRVKLQLESMQAQNQIEHKKAGEDRNTLAQLKDAYTKLFEDYNELKEEKKKRESQLVQKEVVDELQERLTVAEQALAAKQNKIDEMKQEIFQKEKELETISVFKAQAEVYSSDFYAERAAREKLHEERERLAAQLEFVKKQNSQLQDEMDSLGRRSLNDMQRRHVSLGGSPHGAGTALVGRGTDWQHQGNIPEHACPKCNEILPDLDSLQIHIMDCIN; this is encoded by the exons ATGGCGTCTGGTGGCCCCGTGATGAATGGTGACATCTCTCGCTCTCCCGCTCAGTCTGGCACACTGGAGGAAACTCTGCATCATATGAACATCCTCATCCAGGAGAACCGGGACCTGAAAG AGGCCCTGCGTCAGACCAACCTCATGATGAAGGACCGTTTTGAAGGGTTGTCTGCGTGGAGGGAGAAGCAGCGAGAGGAGCGGGGCTTTCTAGAGATCCGGCTGGAGGAGGCCCAGAGCTGTTTGCAGACCCTGACCCTTCAAAACCAGGAGCTAAAAAAGAGACTGGAGGAGGCGCGGAAGGCGGGAGGAGCTCCTGGGCAG GCAACATCATCAAATCAGAGTGCAGAGCTGGAAGCCCTGCGTGCTCAGGTTGCTCGCCTGCAGGCAGAGAAGAACGACCTGGTGGCCATGAACTCTGAACTACAGCTGAAGGCGGAGCAGGACTCTCATGATGACTCATTCATAGAGATCATCAAGGTCTCG GATGGAGGTGTCAACAGTGAGAGCAATGCGTGTGGTATGGAGCGCAGCAGACATCCAGAGCTGAGTATGACGACGTCCCGGATGGACAATGAGGAGGCGACAGTCAGCCAGCTTCTACAGTCACTGAGGAACGAGATGCAGCAGGTGGAGCGGCTGCAGGCAGAGCTGCAGGTTTCTGCTGCCAG AATTAGAAAGCTGGAAGAGAGGAAGAGCATTATAGATGAGTCAACACAGACAGCAGAGCCAGAACCTACAGAGATCAAGGAGGATAAG GCAGCATCAGAAGTGGAGAATCTCAAGTCACAGATGATGACACTGTTCAAGGAGCTACAGCAAGCCCAGAGTAAGCTGGATGAAGCAGAGGGCATGAAGAAGAACCTGCAGGACAG ATGTCGGGAGGTGGAGCAGGATGTCGCCACACTGAAAGCTCAGCTGGTGGAGAAACAAGCCGTTCAGGCTGAGAACGACCGGGTGAAGCTGCAGCTGGAAAGCATGCAAGCCCAGAACCAGATAGAACACAAGAAGGCAGGAGAGGACAG GAACACACTGGCCCAGCTGAAAGATGCTTACACCAAGCTGTTTGAAGACTATAATGAGCtcaaagaggagaagaagaagagagag TCTCAGCTGGTGCAAAAGGAGGTGGTGGATGAGCTACAGGAGAGGCTGACTGTTGCTGAACAAGCCCTGGCTGCAAAGCAGAACAAGATTGACGAGATGAAGCAGGAGATCTTCCAGAAGGAGAAGGAGCTGGAGACTATATCTGTGTTTAAAGCTCAG GCAGAAGTCTATTCCTCAGACTTCTACGCAGAGCGGGCAGCAAGGGAGAAACTCCATGAAGAGCGGGAGCGTCTGGCTGCCCAGCTGGAGTTTGTAAAGAAGCAGAATTCCCAGCTGCAGGACGAAATGGACTCCCTGGGCCG TCGGTCACTCAATGACATGCAGAGGAGACATGTGTCACTTGGAGGAAGTCCACATGGAGCGGGTACAGCTCTGGTTGGAAGAG GTACTGACTGGCAGCATCAGGGAAACATTCCGGAACACGCCTGTCCAAAGTGCAATGAGATACTGCCGGACCTGGACTCTTTGCAGATCCACATTATGGACTGTATCAACTAG